The following proteins come from a genomic window of Hymenobacter canadensis:
- a CDS encoding GSCFA domain-containing protein, whose product MFRTELPLTPHPQQLPLSARVLTIGSCFSDSIGSRLAADKVATLANPFGTVFNPLAACRLLRAAAGEDQDWQQHLVEARGRWQSLDLHATFGAESPVDLLQQTQQLLRDTGVFVATADVVVLTMGSAWVYRYKETGELVNNCHKLPAEKFEKELLTPDEIINAVAETHAYLRLHNPKLRFVLTVSPVRHAKDTLPLNAVSKSVLRVACHYLSELLPDVSYFPAYELLLDDLRDYRFYAEDMLHPSKVAEDYIWERFARTYFDAGFGRFRKDWEAVRQALSHRPLYAAAPEHRQFLESTLAKLERLASQTDVRMELLEVRHQLQNLPLPVAKPAPELEDDGEERIDIGAYSAPAPAKSTAPAPAEVEEVEEVEEFEEFESVRGDDEPVSAEPADEDDEDEEDSNDDATAESDAAEVLDALAPKKKRRSRGGAKRNKKKHAARLAAELAAAAEDGTLPAATDQPAAPTPLPAAPAVAILADPDMAPQTALERRKRNSRRGRGRDQNAAQSTDQEEATVSMDAPADLLPATKPEHQPATTEPTPVVAAVSQEEPATDTPQTAAPVAGQEPAEADETQRLARTGRSASEKRADALRKPHRANPRHKPLYADEAAPASQQQSTEPTTVPEPAPKAAPAIPITVGTGASGRLTESGKATLSARPAAPAVQSAPTAAAVIVPATTPAVPETENTPAPAQENSSAVAPAKAPVAKARRAPARKPKATIPAAAPAAEAVAVPDAPVAVVAPETPVAAPAAVAPVAAKPAAARTPRKAKPASAVPEAPIVMPATVAAPEAPAPQAPKAARKPAPKQPSAKKEPAVKKAAPAKKAATPEKPAAASKSARPARKKPAKPDNPPENA is encoded by the coding sequence ATGTTTCGCACTGAATTACCGCTTACTCCGCACCCACAGCAGCTGCCGCTCTCCGCGCGCGTGCTGACTATAGGCTCCTGCTTCTCCGACAGCATCGGCTCGCGCCTGGCTGCCGACAAGGTAGCTACGCTTGCCAACCCGTTCGGCACTGTATTCAACCCGCTGGCCGCCTGCCGCCTGCTACGCGCTGCCGCCGGCGAAGACCAGGACTGGCAGCAGCATCTGGTGGAAGCCCGGGGCCGCTGGCAGAGCCTCGACCTGCACGCTACGTTCGGCGCCGAGTCGCCGGTGGACCTGCTGCAGCAGACGCAGCAGCTCCTGCGCGATACGGGCGTGTTCGTGGCCACCGCCGACGTGGTAGTGCTGACGATGGGCTCGGCGTGGGTGTACCGCTACAAGGAAACCGGCGAGCTGGTAAACAACTGCCATAAGCTGCCGGCCGAGAAGTTCGAGAAAGAGCTGCTGACGCCGGACGAAATCATCAATGCCGTTGCCGAAACGCACGCGTATCTGCGGCTGCATAATCCCAAGCTACGCTTTGTGCTCACGGTAAGCCCGGTGCGCCACGCCAAGGACACTTTGCCGCTGAATGCCGTGAGCAAGTCGGTGCTGCGGGTGGCCTGCCACTACCTGAGTGAGCTGCTGCCCGACGTTTCCTACTTCCCGGCCTACGAGCTGCTGCTGGACGATTTGCGCGACTACCGTTTCTACGCGGAAGATATGCTGCACCCGTCGAAGGTAGCCGAAGACTACATCTGGGAGCGGTTTGCCCGCACGTATTTTGATGCTGGCTTCGGCCGTTTCCGCAAAGACTGGGAAGCTGTGCGCCAAGCCCTGAGCCACCGCCCACTATACGCCGCTGCGCCGGAGCATCGCCAGTTCCTGGAAAGCACGCTGGCCAAGCTGGAGCGGCTTGCCAGCCAGACCGATGTTCGGATGGAGCTGCTGGAAGTCCGTCATCAGCTGCAGAACCTGCCGCTGCCCGTGGCGAAACCCGCGCCGGAACTGGAAGACGATGGCGAGGAGCGGATTGACATTGGCGCATATTCGGCGCCTGCCCCAGCCAAATCCACTGCCCCAGCCCCGGCGGAGGTTGAAGAAGTGGAGGAAGTGGAAGAGTTTGAGGAGTTCGAGTCCGTTCGGGGTGATGACGAGCCAGTTTCGGCGGAACCTGCTGACGAAGACGACGAGGACGAGGAGGACAGCAACGACGACGCCACAGCCGAATCTGATGCGGCCGAGGTGCTGGATGCCCTTGCGCCCAAGAAAAAGCGCCGGAGCCGCGGCGGAGCCAAACGCAACAAAAAGAAGCACGCGGCCCGTCTGGCGGCTGAACTTGCCGCTGCCGCCGAAGATGGTACCCTCCCTGCTGCCACCGACCAGCCAGCTGCCCCTACCCCGCTTCCCGCTGCGCCCGCAGTAGCCATTCTGGCCGACCCGGATATGGCGCCGCAAACGGCCCTTGAGCGCCGTAAGCGCAACTCGCGCCGCGGCAGAGGCCGGGACCAGAACGCCGCGCAGTCCACCGACCAGGAAGAAGCCACGGTATCTATGGATGCCCCGGCTGACTTGCTGCCTGCTACCAAACCAGAGCATCAACCCGCAACCACTGAGCCTACGCCTGTGGTTGCTGCAGTAAGCCAGGAGGAGCCTGCTACCGATACGCCCCAAACCGCAGCGCCCGTTGCCGGTCAGGAGCCGGCAGAAGCTGATGAAACGCAGCGCTTGGCCCGCACGGGTCGCTCGGCCAGCGAGAAGCGCGCCGACGCTTTGCGGAAGCCGCACCGCGCTAACCCGCGCCACAAGCCTTTGTATGCCGATGAGGCCGCTCCAGCCAGCCAGCAGCAATCCACTGAGCCAACCACTGTTCCTGAACCTGCTCCTAAGGCTGCGCCAGCCATTCCGATAACGGTAGGCACCGGTGCCTCCGGGCGCCTGACAGAATCGGGCAAGGCCACGCTTAGCGCACGCCCCGCGGCTCCTGCGGTACAATCTGCGCCAACTGCTGCGGCAGTTATAGTCCCGGCCACTACGCCTGCAGTGCCGGAAACGGAGAATACACCAGCACCAGCGCAGGAAAATAGCAGTGCCGTAGCACCGGCAAAAGCGCCGGTAGCCAAAGCACGTCGGGCTCCGGCCCGTAAACCAAAGGCTACTATTCCGGCTGCTGCGCCGGCCGCTGAGGCTGTAGCAGTGCCGGATGCTCCTGTAGCAGTCGTGGCTCCGGAAACGCCAGTTGCGGCTCCTGCAGCAGTAGCGCCTGTGGCAGCCAAGCCAGCCGCGGCGCGGACTCCGCGCAAGGCTAAACCAGCTTCGGCTGTACCAGAGGCACCTATAGTAATGCCGGCAACAGTTGCCGCGCCCGAGGCTCCGGCGCCTCAGGCACCTAAAGCAGCTCGTAAGCCGGCGCCCAAGCAGCCGTCAGCTAAAAAGGAGCCGGCCGTTAAGAAAGCCGCGCCGGCCAAAAAAGCTGCCACCCCAGAAAAACCGGCAGCGGCCAGCAAATCGGCCCGGCCGGCGCGCAAAAAGCCCGCGAAGCCGGATAATCCGCCGGAAAACGCATAA
- the rpsF gene encoding 30S ribosomal protein S6, whose amino-acid sequence MEVRNYETVFILTPVLNESQVQETVEKFSQVLKENSADIINTEAWGLKKLAYPIQKKNTGYYFLVEFTGSGNIVDTLELAFRRDERIIRFLTTVMDKNAVAYAERRRKGEMNQQKAKPSEALA is encoded by the coding sequence ATGGAAGTAAGAAATTACGAGACGGTCTTCATTTTGACTCCCGTTCTAAACGAGAGCCAAGTGCAAGAGACGGTCGAGAAGTTCTCGCAGGTGCTTAAGGAAAATAGCGCCGACATCATCAACACTGAAGCTTGGGGCCTCAAGAAACTGGCGTACCCAATTCAGAAGAAAAACACTGGCTATTACTTCCTTGTGGAGTTCACTGGCTCGGGCAACATTGTGGACACGCTGGAACTCGCGTTCCGTCGTGACGAGCGGATCATCCGCTTCCTGACCACGGTGATGGACAAAAACGCAGTAGCCTACGCCGAGCGTCGTCGTAAGGGCGAAATGAATCAGCAGAAAGCTAAACCGTCCGAAGCCCTTGCCTAG
- a CDS encoding DUF3341 domain-containing protein — protein sequence MTKRFALGIFEDEDVLLHAVENVREAGVKIYEVFTPFPIHGIDDALGIERSRLPIAAFFYGLVGLCFALWLQIYTLGFDWPMIIGGKPHIALPAFIPVSFELTVFFCCHGMVITFYTISKLYPRWKTPVLDVRSTDDKFVMAIELNEKTDLNHLTQLLRANGASEVNEKEMTKF from the coding sequence ATGACTAAGCGCTTCGCCCTCGGCATCTTCGAAGACGAGGACGTGCTGCTGCACGCCGTTGAAAACGTCCGCGAAGCGGGCGTTAAAATCTACGAAGTCTTCACCCCGTTCCCAATCCACGGCATCGACGATGCCCTCGGCATCGAACGTTCGCGGCTGCCCATCGCCGCTTTCTTCTACGGTCTGGTTGGTCTGTGCTTCGCCCTGTGGCTACAGATCTACACGCTCGGTTTCGACTGGCCGATGATCATCGGTGGTAAGCCGCACATCGCGCTGCCAGCTTTCATCCCGGTATCCTTCGAATTGACGGTATTCTTCTGCTGCCACGGCATGGTGATTACCTTCTATACTATCAGCAAGCTGTATCCCCGCTGGAAGACGCCCGTTCTGGACGTACGCTCCACCGACGACAAGTTTGTGATGGCTATCGAGCTGAACGAGAAGACCGACCTGAACCATCTGACGCAGCTGCTGCGCGCCAACGGCGCCTCAGAGGTGAACGAAAAAGAAATGACCAAATTCTAA
- the rplI gene encoding 50S ribosomal protein L9: MEVILKDDVKGLGYKNDTVTVKPGFGRNYLLPQGLAILADKTNKKIVAENIRQAAHKADKVKGDAQAIADKIGDVVLDIPAKVGESGKIFGRVTTLQLADALKAKGIDVERKRLSFDQEPGSVGEYTATVDLHREVKHKVRFNVVAE; the protein is encoded by the coding sequence ATGGAAGTAATTCTGAAAGACGACGTAAAGGGCCTGGGCTACAAGAACGACACCGTAACGGTGAAGCCCGGTTTCGGTCGCAACTACCTGCTCCCGCAGGGTCTGGCCATCCTGGCTGACAAGACCAACAAGAAAATCGTTGCTGAAAACATCCGTCAGGCTGCTCACAAAGCCGACAAAGTGAAAGGCGACGCTCAGGCTATTGCCGACAAAATCGGTGACGTAGTACTGGACATTCCGGCAAAAGTGGGTGAGAGCGGCAAAATCTTCGGCCGCGTAACCACGCTGCAGCTGGCCGATGCCCTGAAGGCAAAAGGTATCGATGTAGAGCGCAAGCGTCTCTCCTTCGACCAGGAGCCCGGCTCGGTAGGCGAGTACACCGCTACGGTGGATCTGCACCGCGAAGTGAAGCACAAAGTGCGTTTCAACGTGGTAGCTGAATAA
- a CDS encoding TAT-variant-translocated molybdopterin oxidoreductase — MQESPKYWKGIEELENSPEFMKNALTEFADFLPVKETYGSSDATVAPRRDFLKLMGFGLAAATLASCETPIKKAIPYLNKPEEVDPGIANFYASTYFTGQDYNSVLVKTREGRPIKLEGNPESPITRGGLSARAQASVLSLYDGARLQHFAIKGAKKDKDQVDQEIRTALAAGGRVAIVSPTIISPSTKKVIAEFATRYAGTEHVMYDVNSASGLLRANGGVLPSYDFSKADIIVSLGADFLGTWISPVEHARQYVANRKVSSEKRAMSRHYQFESALTLTGSNADVRVPVKPSEMGTTAVALYNGIAGGAAAGSLQLKKAVADLKAAGSRGLVVSGSNDPAVQSLVTAINQSLGSAAVDVAAPSMVRQGDDARMERLVKDIIGGQVATVIFYHANPVFDHPMGAQLAEALKGGKVKTTISLNDRLDETGSLCTYAAPDHHWMESWNDYEPKRGYLSLAQPVISPLFATRQAQDSFLIWAGNPTSYYNYLRAQWQTLLGADAKAWDKAVHDGVAMGSALAAPAAQGVAMGAAEAISAINSAPKSTGTELCIYEKIGVGNGSEGNNPWLQELPDPVSKATWGNYVAVPRKMAEEKGWAQGDVLKVTANGKSIELPVLIQPGQAAGSVAIALGYGRTKAGKVGDKVGENVLPFAVMRNGAIQYANSVTLEKTGATSPIAQTQTHHTIMDRKPVVQESTLAQYIKNPKEVTEYEMLTTPEGKVKPNKVSLWQDYEYKNHHWGMAIDLNSCIGCGSCVVGCQAENNVAVVGKQEVINRREMHWMRIDRYYSSDATKEDFETKGKLATYAAMEDPSENPSVIFQPMMCQHCNHAPCETVCPVLATTHSSEGLNQMTYNRCVGTRYCANNCPYKVRRFNWFSYYSNEKFEAVNGHMFTDLGRMVLNPDVTVRARGVMEKCSLCVQRIQLGKLEAKKEKRRPKDGEIVSACAQSCPTQAIVFGDMRDPESRLSKLLRREDGERAFHVLDAINVQPNIAYLTKIRNTEEVRNA; from the coding sequence ATGCAAGAGTCGCCCAAGTACTGGAAGGGAATTGAGGAACTGGAGAACTCACCGGAGTTCATGAAGAATGCACTCACCGAGTTTGCAGACTTCCTGCCGGTGAAGGAAACCTATGGCTCTTCCGACGCTACGGTTGCCCCGCGCCGCGACTTCCTCAAGCTCATGGGCTTCGGCCTGGCCGCCGCTACCCTCGCCAGCTGCGAAACCCCGATCAAAAAGGCTATTCCGTACCTGAATAAGCCGGAAGAAGTAGATCCAGGCATTGCCAACTTCTACGCTTCCACCTATTTCACGGGACAGGACTACAACAGCGTATTGGTGAAGACCCGCGAGGGTCGTCCGATCAAGCTGGAAGGCAACCCTGAGTCGCCGATTACGCGTGGTGGCCTGTCGGCCCGTGCGCAGGCTTCGGTACTAAGCCTCTACGACGGTGCTCGTCTGCAGCATTTCGCTATCAAAGGCGCGAAGAAGGACAAGGACCAGGTTGACCAGGAAATCCGCACGGCCCTGGCTGCCGGCGGCCGCGTGGCCATCGTGTCGCCGACCATCATCAGCCCCAGCACCAAAAAAGTTATTGCTGAATTCGCGACCCGCTACGCTGGCACCGAGCACGTCATGTACGACGTGAATTCGGCCTCGGGTCTGCTCCGTGCCAATGGCGGTGTGCTGCCCAGCTACGACTTCAGCAAAGCCGATATCATCGTGAGCCTGGGTGCCGACTTCCTCGGTACCTGGATTTCGCCAGTAGAACATGCCCGCCAGTACGTGGCCAACCGCAAGGTTAGCTCCGAGAAGCGCGCCATGTCGCGCCACTACCAGTTCGAAAGCGCCCTTACCCTGACCGGCTCCAACGCCGATGTACGGGTGCCGGTGAAGCCTTCGGAAATGGGCACAACGGCTGTGGCTCTCTACAACGGTATTGCGGGCGGTGCTGCTGCCGGCAGCCTTCAGCTGAAGAAAGCAGTTGCCGATTTGAAAGCAGCCGGAAGCCGTGGTCTGGTAGTATCGGGTTCCAATGACCCGGCTGTGCAGTCCCTCGTTACGGCTATCAACCAGAGCCTCGGCAGTGCTGCCGTCGACGTGGCCGCGCCATCGATGGTGCGCCAGGGCGACGACGCTCGCATGGAACGCCTTGTTAAGGACATCATCGGCGGCCAAGTTGCCACGGTGATTTTCTACCATGCCAACCCCGTGTTCGACCACCCGATGGGTGCTCAGCTGGCAGAAGCGCTGAAAGGTGGTAAAGTGAAAACCACCATTTCACTGAATGACCGTCTCGACGAAACGGGCAGCCTGTGCACTTATGCTGCTCCCGACCACCACTGGATGGAGTCATGGAATGACTACGAGCCGAAGCGTGGCTACCTGAGCCTGGCTCAGCCTGTGATTTCGCCGCTGTTCGCTACCCGCCAGGCGCAGGATTCGTTCCTGATCTGGGCCGGCAACCCAACCAGCTACTATAACTACCTGCGGGCTCAGTGGCAAACGCTACTCGGGGCCGACGCTAAAGCCTGGGATAAGGCCGTACACGACGGCGTGGCTATGGGCTCGGCCCTGGCTGCTCCGGCTGCACAAGGTGTTGCCATGGGTGCCGCTGAAGCCATCAGCGCCATCAACTCGGCTCCCAAGTCTACAGGCACGGAGCTCTGCATCTACGAAAAGATAGGTGTGGGTAACGGTTCGGAAGGCAACAACCCCTGGTTGCAGGAACTGCCTGACCCGGTATCGAAAGCTACTTGGGGCAACTACGTGGCCGTGCCGCGCAAAATGGCCGAAGAAAAAGGCTGGGCCCAGGGCGACGTGCTCAAAGTAACTGCCAATGGCAAGTCCATTGAGCTGCCCGTGCTGATTCAGCCCGGCCAGGCAGCTGGTTCGGTTGCCATTGCCCTCGGCTACGGCCGCACCAAGGCGGGTAAAGTAGGCGACAAAGTAGGGGAGAATGTGCTGCCCTTCGCGGTGATGCGCAACGGTGCCATTCAGTATGCCAACTCGGTGACGCTGGAAAAAACCGGTGCTACCTCGCCCATCGCCCAAACCCAGACCCACCACACCATCATGGACCGCAAGCCGGTGGTGCAGGAGTCGACGCTGGCTCAGTACATCAAGAACCCAAAAGAGGTAACGGAGTACGAAATGCTCACGACGCCGGAAGGCAAGGTGAAACCCAACAAGGTTTCGCTGTGGCAGGACTACGAATACAAAAACCACCATTGGGGCATGGCCATCGACCTCAACTCGTGCATCGGCTGCGGCTCGTGCGTGGTGGGATGCCAGGCTGAGAACAACGTAGCTGTAGTAGGCAAGCAGGAGGTTATCAACCGCCGCGAGATGCACTGGATGCGCATCGACCGCTACTACAGCTCCGACGCCACCAAGGAGGACTTCGAAACCAAAGGCAAGCTGGCTACCTACGCCGCCATGGAAGACCCATCCGAGAACCCCTCGGTTATCTTCCAGCCGATGATGTGCCAGCACTGCAACCACGCTCCGTGCGAAACGGTGTGCCCCGTACTGGCTACTACCCACAGCTCGGAAGGTCTCAACCAGATGACCTACAACCGTTGCGTAGGTACCCGCTATTGCGCCAACAACTGCCCTTACAAGGTTCGTCGCTTTAACTGGTTCTCGTACTACTCCAATGAGAAGTTCGAAGCCGTTAACGGCCACATGTTCACCGACCTCGGCCGTATGGTGCTGAACCCGGACGTAACGGTGCGTGCCCGTGGTGTAATGGAGAAATGCTCGCTCTGCGTGCAGCGCATCCAGCTCGGCAAACTCGAAGCCAAGAAAGAAAAGCGTCGTCCGAAGGATGGCGAGATTGTTTCGGCTTGCGCCCAGTCCTGCCCAACGCAGGCAATCGTATTCGGTGATATGCGTGACCCCGAGTCGCGTCTGTCGAAGTTGCTGCGCCGCGAAGATGGGGAGCGTGCCTTCCACGTGCTCGATGCCATCAACGTGCAGCCGAACATTGCCTACCTGACGAAAATCCGCAACACGGAAGAAGTTCGCAACGCATAA
- a CDS encoding c-type cytochrome has translation MNSIRLRPLSRLFLALFLTFAAVGNSSAQDVGSAPAVSKEGVVPGATAAATPATAAAPAAGGGDAAAIAAGDALFKGNCAQCHAINDVVVGPALAGITKRRPVSWLIPWIKNSSKVVASGDEYAVKIYNQYQKQQMPSFQLSDTEITSILAYVTAEEGKSAGAPGAATNIKPGDGTETPGAATAEADGGKYMDVLLIVLVVVLIVLVVTLVIIANIMKDVLRGRKDLDGRDVEVLDQRTDWSKLYKSPVLRGIAGVVFVLAILYTSVQGAMGVGLTQGYQPTQPIAFSHKLHAGENQINCAYCHTSVYKSKSANIPSANICMNCHSQIKTESAEIKKIYRAIEKKQPIQWVRVHNLPDLAYFNHSQHTQVGGIECQTCHGPIQNMEVVYQYSALTMGWCINCHRETPLNTKGNGYYNNLVKLHDSANGAAPFTVSSNGGTECSKCHY, from the coding sequence ATGAATAGCATCCGACTTCGTCCCCTTTCCCGCCTCTTTCTCGCTCTTTTCCTGACGTTTGCTGCCGTAGGTAACTCTTCGGCGCAGGATGTTGGGTCGGCCCCGGCCGTGAGCAAAGAAGGCGTGGTCCCCGGCGCTACGGCTGCCGCCACTCCCGCTACGGCGGCTGCTCCCGCTGCTGGCGGTGGCGACGCCGCAGCCATTGCTGCCGGCGACGCTCTCTTTAAAGGCAACTGCGCCCAGTGCCACGCCATCAACGACGTAGTAGTTGGTCCTGCTCTGGCCGGTATCACCAAGCGCCGCCCGGTATCCTGGTTGATTCCGTGGATCAAGAACTCCAGCAAAGTAGTAGCCAGCGGCGATGAGTACGCCGTGAAAATCTACAACCAGTACCAGAAGCAGCAGATGCCCAGCTTCCAGCTGAGCGACACCGAAATCACCTCGATTCTGGCGTATGTAACGGCCGAAGAAGGTAAATCTGCTGGCGCTCCCGGTGCTGCTACCAACATCAAGCCTGGCGATGGTACCGAAACGCCTGGTGCAGCCACTGCTGAAGCCGATGGTGGTAAGTACATGGACGTCCTGCTTATCGTACTGGTAGTGGTGCTGATTGTGCTGGTGGTAACGCTGGTTATCATTGCCAACATCATGAAAGATGTGCTCCGCGGCCGCAAAGACCTTGATGGTCGCGACGTGGAAGTGCTGGATCAGCGCACCGACTGGAGCAAGCTCTACAAGTCGCCGGTGTTGCGTGGCATTGCTGGTGTGGTGTTCGTGCTGGCTATTCTCTACACCTCGGTACAAGGTGCCATGGGTGTGGGCTTGACCCAGGGTTATCAGCCAACGCAGCCAATTGCTTTCTCGCACAAGCTGCACGCCGGTGAAAACCAGATCAACTGCGCCTACTGCCACACTTCGGTATATAAGAGCAAGTCGGCTAACATTCCTTCGGCCAACATATGCATGAACTGCCACTCGCAGATCAAAACGGAGTCGGCGGAAATCAAGAAGATCTACCGCGCCATTGAGAAGAAGCAGCCAATCCAGTGGGTGCGCGTGCACAACCTGCCCGACCTGGCTTACTTCAACCACTCGCAGCACACGCAGGTGGGCGGTATCGAGTGCCAGACTTGCCACGGTCCTATCCAGAACATGGAAGTAGTGTACCAGTATTCGGCCCTGACCATGGGCTGGTGCATCAACTGCCACCGCGAAACTCCGCTCAACACGAAGGGCAACGGCTACTACAACAACCTGGTGAAGCTGCACGACAGCGCCAATGGTGCCGCTCCTTTCACGGTATCGTCGAACGGCGGTACGGAGTGCTCGAAGTGCCACTACTAA
- the nrfD gene encoding NrfD/PsrC family molybdoenzyme membrane anchor subunit, giving the protein MQHVSPVREPLVTGGKTYHDVTQDVCRQVEAAPNVRWMAALAVALFFLGIFFYSVYRTLWYGIGEWGLNKTVGWAWDITNFVWWVGIGHAGTLISAVLLLFRQKWRTSINRAAEAMTIFAVICAAMFPVLHMGRPWLAFYVFPLQNTLGSLWVNFNSPLLWDVFAISTYFTVSLVFWYTGLVPDFATIRDRAKGPIAKVAYSLLSMGWKGSAKHWSRYETVSLILAGVSTPLVLSVHTIVSMDFATSVVPGWHTTIFPPYFVAGAIFSGFAMVLTLMLITRVVFKLEDYITIEHIALMNKIMMVTGSIVGVAYITEFFIAWYSGVEFEQYAFINRATGPYWWAYWSMMTCNVITPQLVWFRRVRYSIPLTFVLSIIVNIGMWFERFVIIVTSLHRDYLPSSWVMFSPSIIDIGIYVGTLGLFFTLFLLFAKFFPVINMAEVKSVLKYTVDNGPTYTGHDPHHHAVQQPATHGVPASAPINYDKHD; this is encoded by the coding sequence ATGCAGCACGTATCGCCTGTACGGGAGCCGCTCGTAACCGGGGGGAAAACGTACCACGACGTCACCCAGGACGTGTGCCGCCAGGTAGAAGCCGCTCCCAACGTCCGTTGGATGGCCGCCCTGGCCGTGGCTCTCTTCTTCCTCGGCATCTTCTTCTATTCCGTGTACCGCACGCTGTGGTACGGCATCGGTGAATGGGGCCTGAACAAAACCGTTGGCTGGGCCTGGGACATCACCAACTTCGTGTGGTGGGTAGGTATCGGCCACGCTGGTACGCTGATTTCGGCGGTTCTACTGCTGTTCCGTCAGAAGTGGCGGACCTCCATCAATCGCGCTGCTGAAGCCATGACCATCTTCGCAGTAATCTGCGCGGCCATGTTCCCGGTACTGCACATGGGTCGTCCTTGGCTGGCATTCTATGTGTTCCCGCTGCAGAACACGCTGGGCTCGCTGTGGGTGAACTTCAACTCCCCACTCCTCTGGGACGTGTTTGCCATCTCGACTTACTTCACGGTGTCGCTGGTGTTCTGGTACACGGGTCTGGTTCCTGACTTTGCCACCATCCGTGACCGGGCTAAAGGCCCGATTGCCAAAGTAGCTTACTCGCTGCTGAGCATGGGCTGGAAAGGCTCGGCCAAGCATTGGAGCCGCTACGAAACGGTTTCGCTGATTCTGGCGGGTGTTTCGACGCCACTGGTACTCTCGGTACACACTATCGTATCGATGGACTTTGCTACCTCGGTTGTACCGGGCTGGCACACCACCATCTTCCCGCCCTACTTCGTGGCCGGTGCTATCTTCTCGGGTTTCGCCATGGTACTGACGCTGATGCTCATTACCCGCGTGGTGTTCAAACTGGAAGACTACATTACCATCGAACACATTGCCCTCATGAACAAAATCATGATGGTAACGGGCTCGATCGTAGGGGTGGCGTATATCACAGAGTTCTTTATTGCCTGGTACTCGGGAGTTGAGTTCGAGCAGTACGCCTTCATCAACCGCGCAACCGGTCCTTACTGGTGGGCTTACTGGTCGATGATGACCTGCAACGTAATTACGCCTCAGTTGGTGTGGTTCCGTCGGGTGCGCTACAGCATCCCACTGACCTTTGTGCTGTCGATCATCGTGAACATCGGTATGTGGTTCGAGCGTTTCGTGATTATCGTAACCTCGCTGCACCGCGACTACCTGCCGTCGAGCTGGGTTATGTTCTCGCCAAGCATCATCGACATCGGTATCTATGTTGGTACGCTGGGCCTGTTCTTCACGCTGTTCCTGCTGTTTGCCAAGTTCTTCCCGGTAATCAACATGGCAGAAGTGAAGTCGGTACTGAAGTACACGGTCGATAACGGCCCAACGTACACCGGCCACGACCCGCATCACCACGCAGTTCAACAACCCGCCACCCACGGCGTGCCGGCTTCGGCTCCCATAAACTACGATAAGCATGACTAA
- the rpsR gene encoding 30S ribosomal protein S18, whose product MSLANERIHKQDTRKKYCRFKKNGIKYVDYKDPNFLLKFVNEQGRILPRRITGTSLKFQRKVAQAVAKARHLALMPYVTDSLK is encoded by the coding sequence ATGAGTCTCGCCAACGAACGTATCCACAAGCAGGATACCCGCAAGAAGTACTGCCGCTTCAAGAAAAACGGCATCAAGTATGTTGATTACAAGGATCCGAACTTCCTGCTGAAGTTTGTGAACGAGCAGGGCCGCATTCTGCCCCGCCGTATCACGGGCACCAGCCTGAAGTTCCAGCGCAAAGTAGCTCAGGCTGTGGCCAAGGCCCGCCACCTCGCGCTGATGCCTTACGTAACCGACTCGTTGAAATAG
- a CDS encoding c-type cytochrome: MTHSLKLGLQASAILFASVLTTGCNRADDPGIEYAPEMYESIPYDPLRQVSANTINPMGINERTPVVGTVARGKAEYYSHIAKDDVATAETKLRNPYSYTKENLEEGKSLYVRNCQHCHGEQGDGQGPVGIKFKGVPNYSAGAYKTMNDGHIYHVIQWGRNRMMPHGSQVNPEERWKIAMYVRALQLGKGADGVADLLKANGASAAGVAAADSSQTTDTQTQAPVQEAQADKGSETPGQGDQARNGTAN, encoded by the coding sequence ATGACGCATTCGCTGAAACTAGGTCTGCAAGCGTCGGCAATCCTGTTTGCCTCGGTGCTGACCACCGGCTGCAACCGCGCCGATGATCCTGGCATTGAGTACGCCCCGGAGATGTACGAATCTATTCCGTACGACCCCTTGCGTCAGGTGAGTGCCAATACAATAAACCCTATGGGTATCAACGAGCGCACCCCCGTGGTGGGCACCGTGGCCCGTGGCAAAGCAGAGTACTACTCGCACATCGCTAAAGATGATGTGGCTACCGCCGAAACCAAGCTGCGCAATCCATACTCCTACACCAAGGAGAACTTGGAGGAAGGCAAGTCGCTGTACGTGCGCAACTGCCAGCACTGCCACGGTGAGCAGGGCGACGGCCAGGGTCCGGTAGGCATCAAGTTCAAAGGTGTACCGAACTACTCGGCCGGCGCTTACAAAACCATGAACGACGGGCACATCTACCACGTCATTCAGTGGGGGCGCAACCGCATGATGCCACATGGCTCGCAGGTAAACCCTGAGGAGCGTTGGAAAATCGCCATGTACGTTCGCGCACTGCAATTGGGCAAAGGCGCTGATGGTGTGGCCGACCTGCTCAAAGCCAACGGCGCTTCGGCTGCCGGTGTAGCTGCTGCAGATTCTTCGCAGACCACTGACACGCAAACGCAGGCGCCCGTTCAGGAAGCGCAGGCAGACAAAGGTTCGGAAACTCCGGGCCAAGGAGACCAGGCACGTAACGGCACCGCAAACTAA